GATCCCAGTGGCAATTGCTTGGAATTCAAGTCATTCAAGGACGATTCGCATATTTTCAGGGCTTCGTTTTGAAGACATGGTGGGAAGAGGGCGGTGGCGGAATCAGTCGCGGGATTGAAAACGCAACCGAATTCCACGCCAAAAAATCGATGCAAAATTGAGCGATTCACGCAGCAGAATGCCGATTCTTGCCTTTGAGAAAACCACCCCCGGTTTCAATTCAACCTCTACAGGTACAATTTTCAGGTCTGGAGTACTCGAGGCGAGGAAAATGAACTCAAGATCGAAGAGAAAGCGGTCAATCCGCGTCTGAAGGAAAAGCTGTTTCCCCTTCGCATTAAAACCTTTGAGCCCACACTGTGTATCTTGAATCTTGATGCGCAGAAAGGTTTTTAGCATCCACCTTAAAACTTTGGAAATGAACCGTCGAGCGGCAGGTACGTGCGTGTAATATTCCGCATCACGAATCCCGGCTGCGATATCGGCTTTTCCGCTGACCAAGGTATCGAAAATGGCCAAAAACGAAGCATCTGTATAGGGAAAGTCAATGTCTGTATAGATTTGGAAGTCACCTTTGCTTGCCTCCACGCCTGCCCTGAGTGCATGGCCTTTCCCATGATTGGGATGGTAGGAGAAATAGCGAAACCGGGTAAGTTGTTGGTGAAGCCCTTCAATTTCAAGACTTCCGACTCCCCGCTTAGATCCATCGTCGACCAAGATCAAGCACACTTCTACATCCGGCCCCAAAACCTTCTCCAAATGCTGGACTGTTTGTGGCAAAACCGCAGCCCATCCGCTGGGTGGATTGTAGCAAGGCAATATGATATCGAGCCTGATTGTGGACATGTGGCCTCTGAAAGCGCAGAATGAACCGCAAACTACAGATTTCAACCACCATTTTCCAAAGAGAAGAAAAACATGGAGGCCAAGCTGGCACGAAAAATGCAAAGCACCCTGTGTCCCTCGGCTTTTCCGCGGGATCCTTGCGCGGAAAATTGTACAATTTCTATGCAACAGGTGCCGAGGGCTGTGAATATCTCCGCGGATTGAAATGAGATTCGTTTTAAAATTTGATTAGTTTTACCATCCAAAATCCAAAAACGATGAAGAAATTTTTGCTGATAGCTTTATTATTGGGTGCATTTGGCTTCGTCCAAGCCCAAAAAAATGCGCAAATTCTTGAATTGATGACTGCCGCCCAGCGTTTGCGGGATGCCAACAATGAGGGGGCAGCGATTCCAAAGTACGAGGCGGTTCTCAAGCTTGATCCAGGTCATTATGAGGCTTTGCATTCGATCAGTCTGATGTACTCGCGTGTAGGAAACCGATTTACCGAGGCTGACCGTGCCAAAAAGGAAGAATACTTCAACAAGGCGAAGTCTTACGCTGAAAAAGCCATGGTTGCCAATCCAACTGATGCCGAAGGCCAATTTGTGATGGGCGTTGCCATGGGCAGAATGGCGCTGATTTCGGATGCCAAAGGCCGCGTTGCAGCCTCCAAGGATATCAAAAAGTATGCTGAAGCAGCGATCCGGTACAATCCCAATCATGCAGGTGCATGGGACATCTTGGGTCGTTGGAACATCAAAGTTGCCAACTTGAACTTTGCGGAGAAAGCAGCTGCCAACTTGCTTTTTGGCGGTGTGCCCGAGGGTGCGAGCAACGAAAACGCAATTCGCTGCTTTAATAACGCGCTGAGCTACAAACCCAACTACATCCTTTATATGTATGACTTGGCCACGGCGTATTATCAAATCAAAAATGTCACCAAGGCCAAGGAGTTGTTGAATGCACTCATCAAGCTTGCCCCTGTAACGCAGGATGATCCTGACGTGCAGAAGGAAGCAAAAATGATGCTTCAAACGATGAAGTAATCCTTTTTTGAAACGTATCATTGATTGGTTAGTCCGCTTCGGTGGGTTAACCAATCTCTTTTTTTGACGGCAGTATGACGAAGTTCGTTGTTCTTCTCACGTTTTGGGCAGCATTGTTGGCTGGCGTTCCCGTGACCGCACAAGTCATCAACACAGAGCAAAAGCGCACGATCCAAGACTCCGATGGTTGGATCGGTTCCGTAGACGTTGGCTTTGGCCTGACAAAAAACACACGTACGATCCTGCAAACAAATTCGCGGATCAATGCGCAGTACCATAAAAAGCGGCATACGCTTCTGTTGCTCAATGACTTGAGCCTTTTGAAGGTCGACAGCAATTCGATCCAAAACAGCGGTTTTCAGCATGTGCGTTATGCCTATCAACTGCGAAAGTACCTGATCCCTGAGGCTTTCGTACAGGCCCAGTACAACCAGGTTTGGAAATTGGATTTCCGGTTTCTGGCAGGGGCGGGGCCGAGGTTCCAGCTCCTAAAAAATGATTCAAACCGCGTTTTTATGGGTGTTTTGGGCATGTATGAATTCGAAAAGGTCGATGGCGGATTGCGCTACAACCGCGATTTCAGAGTGAGTGCGTATTTAAGTATGGGCTTCGGGCTGAACAAAAAATTGACCTTTGAAAGTATCACCTATTTTCAGCCTTTGATTCGGATGCCAAGGGATTTCAGGTTGAGCAGCGAATCTTCCCTGCGCGCGGCCATTACCAAGCACCTCGGTTTCAAAACCAGTTTCCAGCTCAATTTTGATTCGCGTCCGCCAGACGGTCTCACACGGATGTTTTACAGCTTCCAGAATGGGCTGACGTTCAAGTTCTAGGTGAACGAGCCCTTAACTGACTCACGAAGTCCAGAAAGCCCTTCCGATACCCGCAATGGTCGCAAACCCAGTCAAATGCGAGCTTGGGTTCGATCTTTTGCTGGAAGACCAAGTCGTTGAATCCCAAATGCTGATGCCTCGGCAAGCCGAAAAAGTAGGAGGGGTAGGTGCCGAAATCAATCTGGCAGAAATCACAAAGGACAAGCGAAAATTCCCCGAAGACGAGCACCTCGTTGTAACTATGGGCCAAGTCCTCCAACATGCGCAATTCGCGTGGATCACCACCGCATTCCATGCAGGGGGAAACCGGTCGCCAAACCAATGCGGTGTTGCACAACGGGCATAACGGAGCCGGTTCAGCAGGAGGATTTTCCTTCATGCCTATTTGGTGGAGTCGCCGACGAAATTGTCTTCCTTGTGCTTGAAAAGTACATTGAACGTTGTCAAGGTCCCGTAGATGCGGGTGATGTACTGTTGCAGATCCACCTTTTCGCCATCGTCAAGGCCTTTGCTGGCATTGATTTTTTGCTCCATGACGCGCAGGCGGTCGCGTAGCATCACGATCTTGTGGAAAAATTGCTCGATGGGGACTTCCTTGGCGGCAAGTCCTGGATCTTTGGGTTGCAGGAGCATGTTCCCGCCGCGCCAGCGATCGCCGATTTGCACGAGTTCGGTGACGTCGCTCCATTTGCGCAGGATGCGCATGAGCATTTGTTCGACATCCCAAAGACTCACGCCATCTTCGTCCGGATCGATCTTCTCGATGATCATGATGTCCTGATCATTTTTAGCCAGGTCCTTTTCGCCTTCTTCGATGAACATCACCGTGTACGTCATTGCATGAATGCCGATGATGACCCCTTTTCCAAATTTGTTGTGGCTGATGCGCGAGCCAATTCCAAGTTGTGCGATACCCATATTCCGTTTCAATAGATTAGAGTCGCTAATCTAGGGAGCGGGAGTGTAGGATTCAAGGATTTTGGACGTGGATTTTGCGGAAATGCAATTC
The nucleotide sequence above comes from Bacteroidota bacterium. Encoded proteins:
- a CDS encoding DUF481 domain-containing protein; the encoded protein is MTKFVVLLTFWAALLAGVPVTAQVINTEQKRTIQDSDGWIGSVDVGFGLTKNTRTILQTNSRINAQYHKKRHTLLLLNDLSLLKVDSNSIQNSGFQHVRYAYQLRKYLIPEAFVQAQYNQVWKLDFRFLAGAGPRFQLLKNDSNRVFMGVLGMYEFEKVDGGLRYNRDFRVSAYLSMGFGLNKKLTFESITYFQPLIRMPRDFRLSSESSLRAAITKHLGFKTSFQLNFDSRPPDGLTRMFYSFQNGLTFKF
- a CDS encoding glycosyltransferase family 2 protein; amino-acid sequence: MSTIRLDIILPCYNPPSGWAAVLPQTVQHLEKVLGPDVEVCLILVDDGSKRGVGSLEIEGLHQQLTRFRYFSYHPNHGKGHALRAGVEASKGDFQIYTDIDFPYTDASFLAIFDTLVSGKADIAAGIRDAEYYTHVPAARRFISKVLRWMLKTFLRIKIQDTQCGLKGFNAKGKQLFLQTRIDRFLFDLEFIFLASSTPDLKIVPVEVELKPGVVFSKARIGILLRESLNFASIFWRGIRLRFQSRD
- a CDS encoding tetratricopeptide repeat protein — encoded protein: MKKFLLIALLLGAFGFVQAQKNAQILELMTAAQRLRDANNEGAAIPKYEAVLKLDPGHYEALHSISLMYSRVGNRFTEADRAKKEEYFNKAKSYAEKAMVANPTDAEGQFVMGVAMGRMALISDAKGRVAASKDIKKYAEAAIRYNPNHAGAWDILGRWNIKVANLNFAEKAAANLLFGGVPEGASNENAIRCFNNALSYKPNYILYMYDLATAYYQIKNVTKAKELLNALIKLAPVTQDDPDVQKEAKMMLQTMK